A region of Shewanella psychromarinicola DNA encodes the following proteins:
- a CDS encoding YigZ family protein produces the protein MIEYYSVPTANVLIQEEIKHSRFISLLFHCPHPNDMKLALTDIKRQYPGANHYCYAFVSGSPENTIDMGSSDDGEPSGSAGKPMLACLQGANMGELGAIVVRYFGGTKLGVGGLVRAYTSGIKQGLTQIHTQVKHLRYRASLVCHYAQLTDVEYLVAQHDGVVTDKMFSDIVEIHFELAKSHHQAFNQALATLTQGQLQVTFTV, from the coding sequence TTGATTGAATATTATTCAGTTCCAACAGCTAATGTATTGATTCAAGAAGAGATAAAGCATAGTCGCTTTATCTCTTTGTTATTTCATTGTCCACACCCAAATGATATGAAGTTAGCACTTACTGACATAAAGCGGCAATATCCTGGAGCGAATCATTATTGTTATGCTTTTGTCTCTGGCAGCCCTGAAAACACCATTGATATGGGGTCCAGTGATGATGGTGAACCATCAGGTAGTGCCGGCAAACCCATGTTAGCGTGCTTACAAGGCGCAAACATGGGTGAGCTTGGTGCTATTGTGGTGCGTTATTTTGGTGGCACCAAGTTGGGTGTCGGTGGTTTAGTGCGTGCTTATACTTCGGGTATCAAGCAAGGATTAACGCAAATACACACTCAGGTGAAGCATTTAAGGTATCGGGCAAGCTTAGTGTGCCATTATGCACAACTAACTGATGTTGAGTATTTAGTTGCTCAACATGATGGCGTGGTGACGGATAAAATGTTTAGCGACATTGTTGAAATACACTTTGAGCTGGCTAAATCACACCATCAGGCTTTTAATCAAGCATTAGCGACACTGACTCAGGGCCAACTACAAGTAACGTTTACAGTTTGA